ACTGCCAAAGGGGAAGGGAATAACAACAGTACTAGTGCAGTAGCATCCTGTCTCAGGGAGGCCGCTGCATGAAACCAAATCTGAGGCTACACTCGTAGACGCTTTCGCTAGTCTGCCTGCTGACAGGGGTTCGACTCGCTCGCCTCCACCAAAATGGTGGCAACAGTCAAGTCTTAGGACTTGGCTTTTTTTATTATGTGGGTCAGACCTCGCAATTTCGTAAACATTTGGAGTCCGCGGGCTCTCAGAAAGAGATATGTGGAAAAAGGATTCTCGAGGCGTCAGGGCAGGCATAACTACCTAAATATAAAAGAGCAACCCGGTTAATATGCCAGGATTGCTCATAGGAGAGTTTATATAGTGACTATTGTTCATTCATGCAATGCTGTACAATTGCAGCGATAAACTTATCACAATCGGTTAGGTGATTCTGGATTATTTTATAAATCTCCTCTTCAGCAATTTCATCATATAAATGTACAGCTCTGTTACGGAATTTAACCATGTTAATAAATGTTGGTAGATGTTCTTTATCGATGATGCCATTCTGTTCCAGCAATTCTAATGTTTCACGATATGTTTTTGGCGTTCCCAAATGCTTTCTAGAGACTATATGATGGGAGATGTCTAACATGGCTTAGATAGATACTTGCAACATTCGTATAGAAGCGTCCGGCATTAAGGGGTTTTCAAGAAATTCATCTATATTATTTTCCCTGATTGCTTCGAGCTTACGGACATTATTCTTTATTATCTGGATTTTATCGCGAACTTTATCCCGATTGACCACTGAGGTACACCTCCCGCAGGGCTGAATCGTAATCTGCGTTAAATTGGTCCAAATCTATTTTGAAATCGGCATAACGTTTGCAGACATATTCATGGAAGTCTTCAAGATACAGCTCTTTTTTTACAAGAATCTTTCCTGTTTTCAACACTTCAAACTGAACCGTTAAGGGGGCTTTGTTCAGGACAACTACGTTAATATCTTCTTCCCCGGTGATGTCGGCCAAATCGCTCATTATTTCCAATTGGTTCTTTATATCTACTGGTGTGCCTGGAATATACAAAATAGCAATATCTACATCACTGAGTGGGGTTTGGTATTGAGTACCGTATGAACCAAACAGAAAAGCTGCAGCTATTTCAGCTCGGTTACTAAAATAGTTTTGAATGTCTTTAATGTGAGAATTTATATTGATTTTTTCAGGTATTCTACTTAAACGTACCATCAATAACCACCACCTAAAACTATTGTATTTCAATTTAAAGCTTAAAGTCAACTTTTCCCAATAGCGGAAGGTCGTGTGCCCAATTGGATCCGAGCCGGCTTTTCGTTTTGTATGTATTGAGAAAAAAGGATATGTGTAATATAATGTGTATAAGGAGGTGTATTGATGTGCGTACGAATATTGTAATCGATGACAAACTTTTGGAACAGGCGATGCATGTTTCTGGATTAACTACGAAAAAGGACGTAGTTAACAAAGCTTTGTCTGAGTTTGTGCAGCGTCATACACGTAAGGACTTGAGGGAACTGCAAGGTAAAATTCAATTCACGGATGATTATGATTACAAAATAATGAGAAAGAGGTGCTAACTAATGGTACTAGTTGACACCTCTGTGCTTATTAGTTTTTTAAAAGGACAAGCAGATGAAAAAGTAGAGCTTTTTAAAGATGTTCTTTCCCGAGATATCCCTTTTGGAATATCGTCCTACACCTATCAAGAAGTTTTACAAGGGGCGAGAAATGAGGCAGAGTTTAATACTTTAAAAGAATATCTTGCAACTCAACAAATCTATTATTTAAAGCCAGAAGTCTCTACTTATGAGAAGGCTGCCAGAATTTACTTTGATTTGAGACGTAAGGAAGTGACCACGCGAAGTACTATTGATATACTTATTGCCCTAACCGCTATTGAAAACAAGTTAGCACTGCTTCATAATGATAATGATTTTATGTCAGATTACATTCCGGACCTCATGGTGCTGAATTCGTTATGATTAATTGTGTTTGTTTTTCCTCACTTTACTCTAATAATCTCTGGAGAATGAGGAGTTCCGAGGCCGGGGCCATGCACACCCGAACAACAGGGGTTATCATGTGCGAGCAGGTTAAGGCGCTAGATGTTGTGGCCAGAGGTATTGCTTTTCGTGAAAAAGCACGATATTGTTGAAGAAGTAGTAGATATCATTATTTCTTTTGTAGAGATTGAAAGTGTTTAAGCTACTGACCCCACGGTAGGTACTGCCAAAGGGGAAGGGAATAACAACAGTGCTAGTGCAGTAGCATCCTGTCTCAGGGAGTTTTGATGACGCCTATTTTATTTATAATTTATTACCGCTTAGCACTGAAAGAAGAAAAGGTTTTGTTGTAAAAGTTTGGTTCAGAGTATGAAGAGTATATGAAGAAAACAAGTAGATTTAGACCCTAAGTTTTTTAATGGAGAGTGATACTTTGAATGAAAATAAAAGAGCTAGAACAAAGAATTTTTATAATATAATTGCCCGTTTATACGATCCTTTTAAAAATCTATGGAACAAAGTATTTTCACAAAAAGCAGAACAAAAATTCAGTAATTTTTTATTATCTAACGTTGATAAAAATAAAACAATACTGGAGTTAGGATGTGGAACAGCTGTTAACTTGGAAAAAATTCATGAACTAAACCTGTCTTTTAAAAGTTATGTAGGAGTTGATCTTACACCAAATATGCTAGAGGCAGCTAAAAATAAATTCCCTTCTGATTCTGCTATTGAGTTTCTACAAGAAGATTTATATGATTTTGTAAATAATGAAATTAAAAATAATAGAACTTATGATATTATTCTATGCACCTGGGTCTTATCTCATCTTGAACATCAAGGACAGTTAATTAATGAAATACAAAAACTCCTTAACGATAACGGTAAATTGTTTTTAATATTTACCACCAAACCCAAGTGGTATGTAAGTTTTTGGATGACTCCTTTATTTAAATGGATTTTTTCAGGTAATTATGTCCCTGAAACCGAGATAAAACAATTTAATAATGTTTTAAATTTTCAGCAGTTTTCTGCTAATATGGTCTCAGTGGTAGAAATTGGGGAGTAGGTGCTGCCACCAAGGGACAATTAACAGCCATGTGCCGGCAGCAATTTAAATATGGTATACTCGTTCTTAAGAGGAGTAGAGTTTCTCCTGTTTTCAGCGTCAAAAGGAGGAGGTGTAGTAAATGAAAAAGATAAAGAGCACTTGGCTCAAAAGGATTTCACCCTGAATGCTAATGTACATCCTACTGGCAGTGGGATTTGGGTTATATGCTATAATTCAATATTTTGTATAAGGACAGAACACCTCCGACAGCCAGGTAATCCTGGCTGTCGGAGGTGTTCTATTTTCAGACCCTACCCCCTAAAAATGGCTTGCCCCTTGCTTCTAAGGGATGGGTAGGAATAACAAGGATGATGAATAGTTCTGTTATATTAGATTTCTATTCCACTTATAAGCTGCAGAGATCTGAGCATTAAGGCCTTCCTGCCTCAAGTTGCTAAATCTGAGCATGCCGTTATCCGGACATCGCAAAGATGCTTGAAGTTAGTGGAAGATAAGAGGAGTTTTTTCTTCTACGGTTTTTATTTTATTGTCCGGAAACAGGGAGTCATCTCCCAATTTCCCCGCAATCATTCCAATGGTAGCCCCCGCTATTAGGTGGTCAGTGAAACCTAAGATAGAGGAGAGCGGCTTCTTGCTCTTTGGCAACAACCCCAGGCCTGTAGTCAGGCCATAAAGCGTAAACCAATACAGTGCCCCGACACCTGCTCCTTTTAGCGCTGCAAAATCACGTCCGGAAGCCGACAATGCATAGGCAATCATAACACCTATTGACGTATTTAGAGTTTCATTCGCTACAGGACCGAGAATAGTTCTTTCCTTAGGAGTGAAAAATCTTGCAGCCATATGGGCGTATTTTCTATCAGTAAGACCCATT
The Dethiobacter alkaliphilus AHT 1 genome window above contains:
- the vapC gene encoding type II toxin-antitoxin system VapC family toxin, translating into MVLVDTSVLISFLKGQADEKVELFKDVLSRDIPFGISSYTYQEVLQGARNEAEFNTLKEYLATQQIYYLKPEVSTYEKAARIYFDLRRKEVTTRSTIDILIALTAIENKLALLHNDNDFMSDYIPDLMVLNSL
- the mntA gene encoding type VII toxin-antitoxin system MntA family adenylyltransferase antitoxin, which produces MVRLSRIPEKININSHIKDIQNYFSNRAEIAAAFLFGSYGTQYQTPLSDVDIAILYIPGTPVDIKNQLEIMSDLADITGEEDINVVVLNKAPLTVQFEVLKTGKILVKKELYLEDFHEYVCKRYADFKIDLDQFNADYDSALREVYLSGQSG
- the hepT gene encoding type VII toxin-antitoxin system HepT family RNase toxin, whose product is MLDISHHIVSRKHLGTPKTYRETLELLEQNGIIDKEHLPTFINMVKFRNRAVHLYDEIAEEEIYKIIQNHLTDCDKFIAAIVQHCMNEQ
- a CDS encoding class I SAM-dependent DNA methyltransferase, with translation MNENKRARTKNFYNIIARLYDPFKNLWNKVFSQKAEQKFSNFLLSNVDKNKTILELGCGTAVNLEKIHELNLSFKSYVGVDLTPNMLEAAKNKFPSDSAIEFLQEDLYDFVNNEIKNNRTYDIILCTWVLSHLEHQGQLINEIQKLLNDNGKLFLIFTTKPKWYVSFWMTPLFKWIFSGNYVPETEIKQFNNVLNFQQFSANMVSVVEIGE
- a CDS encoding type II toxin-antitoxin system VapB family antitoxin — protein: MRTNIVIDDKLLEQAMHVSGLTTKKDVVNKALSEFVQRHTRKDLRELQGKIQFTDDYDYKIMRKRC